GCCAGGCGCTGGGCATCGTGCTGACCAAACGCGGCAAACACCTGGGCCACGACATCCCCATGTGCGGCGTGCCGGTGCACGCCTACCAGAACTACCTGCGGAAACTCATCCGGGCGGGCTTTCGCGTCGCCGTCTGCGAGCAGGTCGAGGACCCGGCCGAGGCCAAGAAGCGCGGGCCCAAGGCGGTGGTCGAGCGCCGCACCGTGCGCGTCATCACCGCCGGCACCATCATCGAGGACGATCTGCTGGATGCCCGCCAGCACAACTATCTCGCCGCCATCGCCCGGGCCGGCAGCGAGTTAGCGCTGGCTTGGCTCGATATCTCGACCGGCGAGGTCTGGTTCATGGCCCTGGCCGCGGAGACGCTCTCGGCCGAGCTCGAACGCCTGGACCCGGGCGAGATCCTGCTGCCCGAGGCGCTTGGCCAGGCGCCCGAATTTTTCGACCTCTGGGCCGAGCGGGCGGCTCAACTCAACGTGCTGCCGGGCTCCCGCTTCGACAGCCAGGGCGGCGAGCGCCGCCTCAAGGCGCTCTATGGCGTGGCCGAGCTCGACGGTTTCGGCACGCTTTCCCGGGCCGACCTGGCGGCGCTCGGCGCCCTGGTCGACTACATCGACGACACCCAGCGCGGGCGCCTGCCCAACCTCAAACGGCCGGCCCGCATCGAAGCCCGGGCGGTGATGGCCATCGACGCCGCCACGCGGCGAAATCTCGAACTCGTGCGCACCCTTTCGGGCCGGCGTGAGGGCAGCCTGCTGGCGGTCGTCGACCGCACCCTGACGGGCGCCGGGGCGCGGCTTTTGGCGGCCCGCCTGGCGGCGCCGCTGACCGATCCCGAGGCCATAGACCGGCGCCTCGACATGGTCCAGACCATCGTCGACGACGAACGCCTGCGCGAGGATGTGCGCGGCATCTTGCGCCGCTGCCCCGACATCGGCCGGGCGCTGAATCGGCTTACGCTGGGCCAGGGCGGGCCCCGCGACCTGGCGGCCATCGCCCAGGGTCTGGCCGCCACCGCGGCGCTCGGCCAAGCCCTCGAGGGCGCCCGCCTGGGCAGCCTGCCCCGGGGCCTGGCGGACTGCAGGCGCGATCTCGGCCAGCACCAGGTGCTGGTCGATCTGCTGGAGCGCGCCTTGAAGCCGGAGCTGCCGGCCCAGGCCCGGGACGGCGGATTCGTGGCCCCGGGCTACAACGAAGCGCTCGACGAACTGGTGGGCTTACGCGACGAAAGCCGGCGCCACGTCGCCAACCTGCAGGCCCGCTATGCCCAGGAAACCGGCGTCGACGGCCTCAAGATCCGCCACAACAACGTGCTCGGCTATTTCGTCGAAGTGACGGCGCGCAACGCCGACCGCCTGATGGCGGACGAGGGAGGAACCTTCATCCACCGCCAGACCATGGCCAACGCCGTGCGTTTCAGCACCACCGAGCTCGGTGATCTCGAAAGCCGCATCAACAGCGCCGCCGAGCGGGCTCTGGCGCTGGAGCTCGAGATCTTCGAGGCGCTGCTAAGGGAAGTCTCGGCACGCTCCGCCGAGGTGGCCTTGGCGGCCGACGCCCTGGCGCGCATCGACGTGGCGGCCGGCCTGGGCGAGCTCGCCGTCGAGCGCCGCTACTGC
This Alphaproteobacteria bacterium DNA region includes the following protein-coding sequences:
- the mutS gene encoding DNA mismatch repair protein MutS, with product MMAQYLALKAEHPDSLLFYRMGDFYELFFDDAAQASQALGIVLTKRGKHLGHDIPMCGVPVHAYQNYLRKLIRAGFRVAVCEQVEDPAEAKKRGPKAVVERRTVRVITAGTIIEDDLLDARQHNYLAAIARAGSELALAWLDISTGEVWFMALAAETLSAELERLDPGEILLPEALGQAPEFFDLWAERAAQLNVLPGSRFDSQGGERRLKALYGVAELDGFGTLSRADLAALGALVDYIDDTQRGRLPNLKRPARIEARAVMAIDAATRRNLELVRTLSGRREGSLLAVVDRTLTGAGARLLAARLAAPLTDPEAIDRRLDMVQTIVDDERLREDVRGILRRCPDIGRALNRLTLGQGGPRDLAAIAQGLAATAALGQALEGARLGSLPRGLADCRRDLGQHQVLVDLLERALKPELPAQARDGGFVAPGYNEALDELVGLRDESRRHVANLQARYAQETGVDGLKIRHNNVLGYFVEVTARNADRLMADEGGTFIHRQTMANAVRFSTTELGDLESRINSAAERALALELEIFEALLREVSARSAEVALAADALARIDVAAGLGELAVERRYCRPQVDLGSGFAIEGGFHAVVAAALEHQDAAFVANDCDLAEAQRLWLLTGPNMAGKSTFLRQNALIAVLAQMGSFVPARAVRMGVVDRLFSRVGAADDLARGRSTFMVEMVETAAILNQAGERSLVILDEIGRGTATFDGLSIAWAVIEHLHEVNRCRALFATHYHELTALAGRLAGLSNHTMRVKEWRGEVVFLHEVAAGVTDRSYGIQVAKLAGLPGDVVTRASHILETLEQGDEAGAVSRLAEDLPLFSALLEQPAAAQIPAEPSAIEAALAEVHPDELSPREALELIYKLRSLLAGD